The window GTGCACCTGGCGCCCCGCTGCGCCGCCCTGCGCCTGCCCCCGGGCGCGCTGGACCCCGTGGCCGCGCTGAGGGTCCTGTCCTTCCAGGGCTACTGCCTGCGGCCGAGCCGGGCCGTGCGGCTACCCCGCCTGCTGCGCCACCTCGCCCTGGGCCCCAGCTGCCTGACCCAGCTGCAGGAGCTGCGGCGGCTGTTTCCCGGGCTCGGGCGCGGGGACCTGAAGACCCTCGACGTGTCCGCCAACCCACGGCTCCGCGGGACGGGGCCGGCCGGAGCCCTGCGCGGCCTGCGGCTCCTCTCCCTGAAGCTGGACGGCACCCGAGTGCGCGCCGCCGAGCTGATGCGGTCGGGGCTGCGCGGCGTGGACGCGCTCTCGCTGGCGGCCACGGGGGCGGCCCAGGTGCCGGGACCCGCATCGGCGCGCTTCCAGCTGCTCCGCCTGGAGCTGGCGGGGAACCGCGTGGAGAGGCTGCGGCTGGAGTCCCTGCGGGGCCTGCGCCGGCTGGAGGCTCTCGGGTTGCGGGCCAACGCCCTGCGGGAGCTGCCTCCGGGCTTCCTGGCCGCCCTGCCGCGGCTGCGGAGCCTCGACCTGTCCCGGACGGGGCTGGGCCCCGCCGCCCTGTGCCGGGGTCCGGGAGGCTtcgggagcgggccggggccggccgaggGCGGCCCGGGCCTGCGCGCCCTCGACCTGTCGCACAACAACCTGAGCGCCCTGGAGCCCGGCGCCTTCGCCTGCCTGGGGCAGCTCCGGAGGCTGCGCCTGGAGGGGAACGGGCTGGACCACCTGCAGGGCGGGGAGCTGGGCCCGCTGCGGCGGCTGCGGGAGCTGGAGTTGAGCGGGAACCCGCTGGGCAGGCTGACGCCCGGCTGGCTGGCGCCGCTGCCCGCGCTGACGGCCCTGGGGCTCCTGGACACGAACCTCCACGTCGTGCCCGGGAGCCATCTGCGGGGCCCCGCGGGGCTGCGGCGGCTGCGCCTGGGCACGGCCGGGGACCTGGAGCTCTACCCGCCGTGGCCGCCCGCGCTGCGCCATCTGGAGCTGCGGGCCGAGGGCAGCTACGTCCAGTTCACGGTGCACAAGGCCGAGGCCTTCCCGGCGCTGGAGACGCTGGTGGTGCGCGCCCACTACCTGCTGACCGACCCCTGGAACGCCACGGCGCCCTTCCCGGCCCTGCGCCGCCTCGACCTGCGCGGCTGCAGCCCCGAGCCCTTCGCGGCCGCCGGCTCCCGCCACTTCTTCCCCGCCCTCCCGCGCCTGGAGCGGCTGCGCTTCCGCGCCGACGGCGAGGGCAGGGGAGGCCTGCGGCTGTTGGGGCTCCCGCGCCTGCGGGTGCTGGAGCTGCGGGACCTGGgcctgggcccggccccgcccggccaccGGAGCGAACGGCTGGCCGACCTGCTGGGGCCTCTGCCGGCGCTGCGGGTGCTGCTGCTGCACCGCGTGGGGCTGAGCGCCCTGTCGGCCGAAGCGCTGgagccggcgggcccgggccgggcccggctgcgCCTGGTGCGGCTGAGCTCCGAGGAGGCGCTGGAGCCGGGGCCGGAGCTGGAGGAGCGGCTCCCGCGGCTGCCGGCCTTCGTCTACTTTCGCCACGTGTCCTTCGCCTGCGGCTGCGACGGCGCCTGGCTGGGCCCGTGGGCGGCGCGGGCCCCCGCCTCCTACGTGTCGGGCCTGGAGGGGGCCGAGTGCGAGGcccgggcggcggccccgggcgccggccccggccccggccccggccccggccccggccccggccccggccccggccgcgccCCGCTGCTCCCCTTCCTGCACGCCCACTGCCCGCCGCAGGGCCCCGGcctgctcctcttcctggccAGCTCcgcgctgctgctgccgctgctgctgctcccgctcCTGCCGGCCGCCGCCCTGCGCGGCCGGGCCTCGGGCTCCGGCCGGCGGGGCCGCTGCCTCCTGCTGCGGCGGCTGCTGCCGGCCCGGCGGCCGCGGGGCCCCTACCGCTACGACGCCTTCGTGGCGCACTGCGCCCGCGACCGGGGCTGGGTGGTGCGGGAGCTGCTGCCCGCCCTGGaggaggcggccgggccgggccgggctctgcGGCTCTGCCTGCCCGAGCGGGACTTcgtgccgggccgggcccgggcggacggggtggcggcggggctGGCGGCCAGCCGCGCCGCCCTGTGCGTCCTCAGCCCCCGGGCGCTGCGCAGCCCCTGGCTCGCCCTGGCCCTGCGCCTGGCCACGCAACACCTGCTGGAcgcgcccggcccgccccgcctgcTGCTGCTCGTCCGGGACCCCGCGGGCCGCGGCCGGCCGCCCGGctgccccggcctggcccggctcCTCGGCCCCGGGGCCGTCCTGcgctggccgggggcggggccgggggccggggccgaggccgaACGGACCGAGTTCTGGGAGACGTTGAGGGAGCGGCTGGAGGCGGCCGGGCGGGAGGACTAGGGGCCCtcgcggccgggcccggccagAGCTCGGAGgggcgagcccgggcttgggactcggagggcGTGGGTCCTAACCCCCGTCccgccacttctcggctgtgtgccctcgggcgagccacttcagaataacgatggcatttgttaagcgctcactctgcgccaagcactgttctaaacttctctgggcctcggtgacctcatctgtcaaatggggattaagagtgggagtcccGTGCGGGCCCgcgactgtgtgcaacctgatttccttgtgtccaccccagcgccgagtacagtgcctggcacgtggtaagcgcttaaagaacacCACCATTATCGTTCTATCTTTAGGCACCTTAGCCGGTTACTGTTTCCGGCGTCCACCTCTCGGTCACTTTGGGTCCGCCTGCTCCCGCTTCCACTCCGAGTGCCTCTAGATCAGGAACCTCGACTTCTATTCCTTCTATCCTCTAGGCGCCCcccacagcgctctgcgcccagggGGGGTTCAGAACAACGCTGCTGGgggggatgatgatgaggatgatcgattaatcaatcgatccatcagtggcatttgccgaacgcttaccgtgtccagagcactgtactaagcgcttgggagaatacgatttaacagagtgggtagacatgatggagtggaggaagaggaggagaaggaggaagggcggCCGTGGCCAGGAACGGGAGGGACACTGTTGTCCATCGGGTGGAACCGGGGGCGGCTTTGAGCCCGGGAGGCGGTGTAGACAGCCTCCGCTGGGCTGGAAGCTACCGGACTCTCGTTGGAGGACTGGCCGGGGAAGCGAGCCGGTTTCTCTCTTTGTGAATTTCTCCACTCCCAGCCTGGCTTGGCCTCCTGTccgtcccccttctcctcccaggcccccggccccactctctccttccagATCCGAGCGGTCCCCTCTCCCGACGGGGCCTGTGGCCAGACCCGGCGTTCGTCGGAACGCGAGCCGGGATGCGGCTCAGAGGACGGGACTTGGCAGCCTTTAAACCGGCTCCTTCTCCCCGGGGATCGGGCCCGGCAAGGGTCAAACAGTCGATcggtcgttcgtatttattgagctcttacgtctgcagagcaaggtactaaacgcttgggacggAGGGGTTTCGGGGACCTGCCTCCCTCGTCCCTGCCGAGATCCCAGGGCGGACCTCGGCCTCTCCCCCGGGGCTGCGTCTCTCCGCTCCGGTCTCGAGGAGACCCCAGGGGCAGCCGCCggctgggaggagaggcagcGCTGACAACTGGCAAGACGCCTCCCGCTGCcccggggaccggggccggggccgcccgctcCTACCCTTTCCGCCAGGATAAATTCCAAGCCGCCCAGAAAGCCAGACCGCATTTCGGCGCTGTCGTGGCACCGGACTCAATCTCCGTCCACGGGTCCCGCTGACCGGGATTGCAGCTCGATTCGGAGAAGCGGCTAACGGCTTGAGGTAAAagggtgcctcggtttccccactgAC is drawn from Ornithorhynchus anatinus isolate Pmale09 chromosome 13, mOrnAna1.pri.v4, whole genome shotgun sequence and contains these coding sequences:
- the LOC114815971 gene encoding toll-like receptor 11, whose translation is MGGPLPSPRLLFALLLLPPPPPATPPAARAWTVPGCTVLDSGLLPHARALAPRCPGPSGPSGPTGPGLLVACANVTRLATVLERVPARATALCLEGTVPLLPGGVFARFSELRQLRLQLGPTRVQQGAFRGLGALRQLHLVHLAPRCAALRLPPGALDPVAALRVLSFQGYCLRPSRAVRLPRLLRHLALGPSCLTQLQELRRLFPGLGRGDLKTLDVSANPRLRGTGPAGALRGLRLLSLKLDGTRVRAAELMRSGLRGVDALSLAATGAAQVPGPASARFQLLRLELAGNRVERLRLESLRGLRRLEALGLRANALRELPPGFLAALPRLRSLDLSRTGLGPAALCRGPGGFGSGPGPAEGGPGLRALDLSHNNLSALEPGAFACLGQLRRLRLEGNGLDHLQGGELGPLRRLRELELSGNPLGRLTPGWLAPLPALTALGLLDTNLHVVPGSHLRGPAGLRRLRLGTAGDLELYPPWPPALRHLELRAEGSYVQFTVHKAEAFPALETLVVRAHYLLTDPWNATAPFPALRRLDLRGCSPEPFAAAGSRHFFPALPRLERLRFRADGEGRGGLRLLGLPRLRVLELRDLGLGPAPPGHRSERLADLLGPLPALRVLLLHRVGLSALSAEALEPAGPGRARLRLVRLSSEEALEPGPELEERLPRLPAFVYFRHVSFACGCDGAWLGPWAARAPASYVSGLEGAECEARAAAPGGPGLLLFLASSALLLPLLLLPLLPAAALRGRASGSGRRGRCLLLRRLLPARRPRGPYRYDAFVAHCARDRGWVVRELLPALEEAAGPGRALRLCLPERDFVPGRARADGVAAGLAASRAALCVLSPRALRSPWLALALRLATQHLLDAPGPPRLLLLVRDPAGRGRPPGCPGLARLLGPGAVLRWPGAGPGAGAEAERTEFWETLRERLEAAGRED